The genomic window TCCCAAAAATTATTGATTTTATTCTAGTAGGGAATTTTAGCAGCACCTACAGAATATATATTTAGTAACATTGGAATAATGTTTGGAAGGAGCTACTAGCTGCAAGTATGACTCTGAGTAACAGAGCAAGAACTTTTCTGAACAATAGAAGTGTATTTGCAGCGAAATTTGCTCATCGTGTATTGTGGCACAAACCTACATTCTAGAACAAATCTTTCTTCCGTACCTTCCCAAAAAAATGCCAAGGAAAATTCAATGAGTTTGACAAGGCAATCAGGCTATACAAGTCCGTCGTTCACACAAGAGAAATTCTGCAGAGGAAAAAAATGTATGTTTTGATGGAGCTTATGTATATGGTGAGGCTTCACCTGAATCCCTACaacaaaaggattgaactaaagaATGAGAGGTGCTTCCATTTAATGAAACAACATTAGTTCACAAATACCTTCCTTTCGGAATTGGATGTGGGTATCAACATGAGGATAAGGAAACAATACAAGAACTTAGCCAACAAAATTAACATGTAGAAAGTACCTAAACAACAAGCTGAAGAAAAACTGCACGTGGCTGTGGCTAGATGCTGAGGTCGAAGCCATCCTAGGGTTGTGGCAGAGGCCGCAAGAAAATTCTGATATTATAAGCCTTAGAATAAGCATGTTAATCTCACATAGCATGGTAATTTCGTTCTGCTCTCATTACAACAGACACGAGTGATTCCTTGATAAGTAATTTCCCCATCACAACTTACCACCCCAGTTGATGCCAAACTCATACGCACAAATTCTGAAGCATGCTTTAGTCTGTCAAAAAATAGGTAGGAATCACCGTTTACATGGGCGCATGAAGTAGGAGGAGAGACCAAACTTGAAGAGGTGGTCGATGATACCTAGACCGTATTGACTCAACGGTGGCTGGTGAAATCTCTGGATCCTTTCAATCGGGGAGGTGaggaagagagagaggagagaaacGCAGTCACCGAGCTCGCGGAGGCGGAGCGCGTCGAAGCGACCAAGCGCCGTCGTGGAGCTGAGGTCGAGCTCGGAATAGGCGGCGGCGCTGCTTCCGTTGAACTGGATCACACCATCGGGATGACCTCTTCTCCTCCTACAAAGCCACCGGAGCCAGTTCGCGGCCGCATGAATATTGTGACCTGCTCTGCCGGCCTCCGGAGACGgggaaccgccgtggctgcatcacgaACAGGTCGGAGGCAGCGGCGGTGGACTGAGATGGTGCCGAATATGGCACCTGCCCTCCCACGATCCATCAGAAGTGTGGGTCTTCTTCCGATTATTTTGGCAGTAGAGACGCGAGGTAAATTTACCTCACAAATCTTATGGTCCAAGCTTTTCTTTCGTTTCTTCGGACAGGTCCAAGCGTGTGGTAAATTTAGGTTTCAAGCTTGTTTCTTGTGGTTAGGCTGGGGTGAGGAATAAGAATTCCTCACCTAGGgtgatgaatatatatatatatatatatatatatatatatatatatatatatatatatatatatatatatagacacacacacacatactttTTTCAAAAGCATTGTTTCTATGGGTCGCGGTACGCGTCGGCCGGTGGATAAGTTGAAAACATCCGCTGCCTGGCTGCCCATTGGATGCGTGCGGGATGGGCGTCCAATCTACCCATCCACGTGCACCACCTCCTTTACAACAAGAGCAGTGTTGCACAAACATTTGTAACATAAGTTGTGTTACAGAAACCATTAAACAGACGTGATGCTGCAGAATTCTTTTTTGTAACAAAGATCATGTTGCAGAAACGTCTGTAGAAATTTTTGCAGCAAATAAGCTAAAGTTACATAAATATTTTTGACTTCACTTTTATATAGGTGTTTTGGAAGAAAATTTTGCAACATCACATCACTGATGTTACAGGAATCTTTCTTGCAACACGGAAGATGTTGCAAGAAATAAATCACAGTCCGTCGTTCGCCCCGGACTCCCGTCAAACAGGGGAGAGGAAAGAGCAACGTTGGACCTCCAACCAGGTCGGCTCGCCGTTATCCTCCTCCCCGGCTAGGTGGGTATACCGCGCACGGCCGACGGTTGCGATGGAAGCGGGTGGCAACGGCGGCGCCGCGCCTGACCCCGGCTACAACCGCGCCCCCATCCTCCTCTCCAGTGAGGTGGGCGATCGCCGGCAAGGGCATCAGCAGTTGTGACTTTTGGCGACAACTATGATGCAGCGATTGGTGTTGGCGAAAAGGAAGCAATGGAGATTTCCATGGAAGAAGACTCATGGAGGAAAAAGTCACTGCCTCTGGTGGGATAAGGTTGGGTATGACAGCAGTAGTGGACCTTCACTGGACACACGTCACGCAAATGAGGTGGCGGAAGAAGTTCCGGTTATACAGCAGTGGCGGACCTTTACCTGACACGCGTCACGCAAATGAGGTGGTGGAGGGAGTTTCAGTTATCTATGGGTTGACGGTAAGTATTTTCCTTGTTTTCTAACACAATGCACAATCACAGACCCTCATATACACTCATATACACTCATTCTATGAACGTAGATAGACACACCCTATCTTTATGAGCATGATCAAGATACTGGATCAGCACAACATCTTGACAAAGTAACCATACATCAAAACGTCTCCTCTCCTTGCTCACAAAGTAGTTTGCCGCGTCGTCTAAAAAACCAAAAAGTCCCTATGTATTACGTACAGTACACAAATTGGAAACACCAGCTTAACCAAGTGGCAGTACTCAGTACTTCAGTAGCCGCCGTCCATGGGGAAAGCGTACGGCGGGTCGTCCACCGGCACCCCGCTAAAGCCATCGCCTCCGGTGTAGAAACCAGTGAAGtcgttctcaaaaaaaaaaaaaaaaaaaaaaaaaaaaaaaaaaaagaaaccaGTGAAGTCGACCCCGGGTTCCCCCACGAAGGCGTCCTGCATCTGGGCTTCCCCGTTGAGCAGCAGCCGCGGCCTCTTGGCCTCCTCCGCGCCCTCGTCCTGGCCGGCTCCCGAGCCGGCCGCGAGGCGGCGCAGCACGTCGTGGTCTCGGACGACCTTGAGGAGGAAGGCGAGCATGAGCTTGGGCCGGCGCTCGGCGTCCTGCACCCGGCGCCACATCGCCGCCAAGCGGTCCTCGGTGGCCCTCTGATCCTCCTTCAGCCGGACAACCTCCATGGCTAACATGGTGCTGCTGCTGTCTTCATCCTCCTCGTTGTCGTCCTTGGAAGGACGCATGCTCCGGCGGCGGACGATGCGGGGCAGGAGGTGGGTCTGGCCGCGGAGGAAGCAGGCGTGCGCGAACTCCCAGCGGTCCGGGTCGACCttgcggaagccgtaggtgttgaGCTGGCGGACGAAGCTGGAGAAGTTGGAGTGCTTGAAGTGCGCGGGCAGCAGCATCTCCGAGAAGGCGAAGGGGTCCGCGACGACGAAGCTGTTGCTGGCCGCCCCCCAGGCGACCACGGCGTTGGTCGCTGGGTCGTCCACCATCGTGTACGTCTTGGCAACGAACGGcggcgccaccatgccgccgccgccgtcacctctTCCCGAGCACTCCATGCCGGCGCTGCTGCTCATCTTACACCCGTGACAACAAGAAAGAA from Triticum aestivum cultivar Chinese Spring chromosome 3B, IWGSC CS RefSeq v2.1, whole genome shotgun sequence includes these protein-coding regions:
- the LOC123066827 gene encoding heat stress transcription factor C-2a-like, which codes for MSSSAGMECSGRGDGGGGMVAPPFVAKTYTMVDDPATNAVVAWGAASNSFVVADPFAFSEMLLPAHFKHSNFSSFVRQLNTYGFRKVDPDRWEFAHACFLRGQTHLLPRIVRRRSMRPSKDDNEEDEDSSSTMLAMEVVRLKEDQRATEDRLAAMWRRVQDAERRPKLMLAFLLKVVRDHDVLRRLAAGSGAGQDEGAEEAKRPRLLLNGEAQMQDAFVGEPGVDFTGFYTGGDGFSGVPVDDPPYAFPMDGGY